One region of Coregonus clupeaformis isolate EN_2021a chromosome 31, ASM2061545v1, whole genome shotgun sequence genomic DNA includes:
- the cntd1 gene encoding cyclin N-terminal domain-containing protein 1 — MAKRFPFSPSQSKNLKFGEASFEILSDFLNNLNIRNKDKLSNLSSYSGDFKDKRLIECVFLVTEELRLDPLVGYHAVELLERFTIKHLEDLFSTTHTPAGVHKGNYEDLVYEKLSEKFHLILLSCVQIASKLSLHSAVVDNNTAVQFLHSMGHSVSKQTIMDMELMILKALDFRLNTPNPLTYVEILLEVLGYNDSSIPVEHLHHLCRYVLQFTYLQRTAIYDSLLMATTQCLSPSDEQRKTFVSVTEDCMLLGVGVIAVGSYILNVTNWEQVVEELSHITGISVKSISDFTHITLMHITKNNSPMVTAT; from the exons ATGGCGAAGAGATTTCCATTCTCTCCGAGCCAAAGCAAAAACCTAAAGTTTGGTGAAGCTTCTTTTGAGATTTTATCAGACTTTCTCAACAATCTCAATATCAGAAACAAAGACAAACTGAGCAATTTATCAAGTTACAGTGGGGATTTTAAAGACAAAAGGTTGATAG AATGCGTTTTCCTAGTCACCGAAGAGTTAAGACTTGACCCCTTGGTTGGATATCATGCCGTTGAGTTACTTGAAAG GTTTACGATAAAGCACCTGGAGGATCTGTTttcaacaacacacacacctgcaggtGTCCATAAAGGAAATTACGAGGACCTTGTTTATGAGAAACTGAGTGAGAAGTTCCATCTCATTCTCCTCTCTTGTGTGCAAATAGCAAGCAAACTGTCTTTGCACAGTGCT GTGGTTGACAACAACACAGCAGTGCAGTTTCTTCACTCGATGGGCCACAGCGTCTCCAAACAAACTATCATGGACATGGAGCTGATGATCTTGAAAGCACTTGACTTCAGGCTAAACACCCCCAACCCTCTGACTTATGTGGAGATACTCCTGGAGGTGCTTG GGTACAATGACTCTTCTATCCCTGTGGAGCACCTGCATCACCTCTGCAGATACGTGCTCCAGTTCACCTACCTCCAGAGGACAGCCATCTATGACTCCCTGCTCATGGCCACCACTCAGTGCCTGAGCCCATCTGACGAACAGAG AAAGACTTTTGTGTCGGTGACTGAAGACTGCATGCTCCTTGGTGTTGGTGTCATTGCTGTGGGCTCATACATCCTCAATGTCACTAACTGGGAACAG GTAGTGGAGGAGCTGAGTCACATCACAGGGATCTCAGTGAAGAGCATCAGTGATTTCACACACATTACACTGATGCACATTACCAAGAACAACTCTCCCATGGTCACCGCAACTTGA
- the LOC121547591 gene encoding E3 ubiquitin-protein ligase MARCHF7 isoform X2, with protein METKSRVRGVFVHIMYSWERRAAENLTNAEHMREVRKRIDLKYQDHLRRREQERADAEVRREIHRVRPPSSTPQTNRFKACTYERPWAQGAPDTKKSSSSVKSTRSETRNSQNKGSVYRLPAISSGTQRSVTQSRTTELATTSKTRRRATALLASHCKEQSPPCHKHRSVDIKNRACKLSTCATKSSTLKLTQSQDTLRGKSKMGAPSFDHADSSNIQVKRPLDNCSHPQPLTSSGRSYTDLSHLPSLQYHRSPSPDDPEPHPYLQLISDPFQDFSESSSITEEYVRSEDTYRAELCSGSLADTSSSSVPESLPTQCPSSSGTLDSSSLSLSDSFTGPLSSHFRTLGVLSSESESDGEDDGHSWQDADRESYYIPVRWTASQSSSNYVICPSPSVCTVRSPRGLQSQLSMESTNTPEESSSRASYTGGGYNPMPSLMQVGRLSISPLSISPSVTQRASRGTLTTPEQLYEHLPELDHLSSLSPRRANPIWLGSERWLGLEASPPRTSYTLRHSQLVSRIQQEEPEEVRGASSSDGSTEDTPSSSEASHPGTSGLMDHLTMALHDIRREVAHIHMTNAQQGSGAMAAQEGQSAPATNPETLRKIKERLLEESCDEEEGDQCRICQCGAGSPTNPLLTPCLCSGSLQYIHHDCLKRWIQTKIQSGTTLSAVKTCELCKGSLTLDLDDFDMEEFYQRHAQTQVEQTSPELYMLLILQQRFSELLQAAQSRSNVVSRVWRLPLLPHTLRVRASRGSQRGNHMPEIPDPPT; from the exons ATGGAGACAAAGAGTCGCGTCAGAG GAGTCTTCGTCCACATAATGTACAGCTGGGAAAGACGCGCAGCTGAGAACCTTACTAATGCTGAACACATGCGTGAGGTGAGGAAGAGGATAGACCTTAAATATCAG GACCACCTACGCAGACGGGAACAGGAAAGGGCAGACGCAGAGGTGAGGAGGGAAATACACAGAGTACGGCCACCATCATCAACACCTCAGACAAATAGGTTCAAAGCCTGCACGTATGAAAGACCATGGGCACAGGGAGCGCCAGACACCAAGAAG TCCTCCAGCTCTGTGAAATCCACCAGATCAGAGACGAGAAACTCACAGAACAAAGGCTCAGTGTACCGCCTCCCTGCCATCTCCAGCGGAACCCAGAGAAGTGTAACCCAAAGTAGAACAACAGAACTGGCAACCACATCAAAGACTCGGAGAAGAGCCACTGCCCTACTGGCATCCCACT GTAAGGAACAATCTCCACCATGTCACAAACACAGATCTGTGGACATAAAAAACAGAGCCTGTAAGTTATCCACATGTGCAACTAAGTCAAGCACTCTGAAACTAACACAAAGTCAAGACACATTGAGGGGGAAGAGCAAGATGGGAGCGCCATCATTTGACCATGCAGATAGTTCAAACATCCAGGTCAAGAGGCCATTAGACAACTGCTCCCACCCACAGCCCCTGACCTCTTCTGGAAGGTCCTACACAGATTTGTCCCATCTCCCCTCACTGCAGTACCACCGCTCCCCCAGCCCAGACGACCCAGAGCCCCATCCCTATCTCCAGCTGATCTCGGATCCCTTCCAGGACTTCTCAGAGAGCAGTAGTATCACAGAGGAGTACGTACGCAGTGAGGACACCTACAGGGCTGAGCTCTGCTCCGGGAGTTTAGCTGATACCAGTTCTTCGTCCGTACCGGAGTCCCTCCCCACGCAGTGCCCCTCCAGCAGTGGCACCCTGGACAGCAGCTCTCTCAGCCTCAGTGACTCCTTCACCGGCCCCCTCAGCAGCCACTTCCGCACGCTGGGTGTTCTGTCCTCCGAGTCCGAGTCGGACGGGGAAGACGACGGCCATTCATGGCAGGATGCTGATAGAGAGAGCTACTACATCCCTGTGAGGTGGACTGCCTCTCAGTCTAGTTCAAATTACGTCATCTGcccgtctcccagtgtctgtacCGTCCGGAGTCCCCGGGGCCTGCAGTCCCAGCTGAGTATGGAGTCAACAAACACCCCTGAAGAATCAAGCAGTAGAGCTTCATACACTGGAGGAGGATATAATCCCATGCCTTCACTGATGCAAGTAGGTCGACTGTCCATATCACCGTTGTCCATATCACCCTCTGTCACACAGAGAGCCAGCAGGGGGACTCTCACTACCCCAGAGCAGCTGTATGAACACCTCCCTGAGCTGGATCACCTCAGCTCCCTCAGCCCCAGGAGAGCTAACCCCATCTGGCTGGGCTCAGAGAGATGGCTGGGGCTGGAGGCCTCACCACCCAGGACCAGCTACACCCTGAGGCACTCCCAGCTGGTCAGCAGGATCCAGCAGGAGGAACCAGAGGAGGTCAGAGGGGCCAGTAGTAGTGACGGTAGTACAGAGGATACTCCGTCCTCCAGCGAAGCCTCGCACCCTGGGACCTCTGGGCTGATGGATCACCTGACCATGGCCCTCCATGACATCCGAAGGGAGGTGGCTCACATTCATATGACAAACGCACAGCAGGGGAGCGGTGCTATGGCAGCTCAGGAGGGCCAATCAGCACCGGCTACCAACCCAGAGACGTTACGCAAAATCAAAGAACG TCTGTTGGAGGAGTCGTGTGATGAGGAGGAAGGGGACCAGTGTCGTATCTGTCAGTGTGGTGCTGGCTCCCCCACCAACCCCCTGCTCACCCCCTGTCTCTGCTCCGGCAGCCTGCAGTACATCCACCACGACTGCCTGAAGAGGTGGATCCAGACTAAAATACAGTCAG gGACCACACTGTCTGCGGTCAAAACCTGTGAGTTGTGTAAGGGGAGCTTAACACTGGATCTGGACGACTTTGACATGGAGGAGTTTTACCAAAGGCATGCCCAGACACAG GTGGAGCAGACCAGTCCAGAGCTGTACATGTTGCTGATCCTTCAGCAGAGGTTCTCAGAGCTGCTGCAGGCGGCCCAGTCACGTAGCAACGTCGTCTCTAGG GTTTGGAGGCTTCCTCTTCTTCCCCACACACTGAGGGTGAgagccagcagagggagccagaGAGGCAATCACATGCCAGAGATACCTGACCCACCCACCTGA
- the LOC121547591 gene encoding E3 ubiquitin-protein ligase MARCHF7 isoform X3 — translation MYSWERRAAENLTNAEHMREVRKRIDLKYQDHLRRREQERADAEVRREIHRVRPPSSTPQTNRFKACTYERPWAQGAPDTKKSSSSVKSTRSETRNSQNKGSVYRLPAISSGTQRSVTQSRTTELATTSKTRRRATALLASHCKEQSPPCHKHRSVDIKNRACKLSTCATKSSTLKLTQSQDTLRGKSKMGAPSFDHADSSNIQVKRPLDNCSHPQPLTSSGRSYTDLSHLPSLQYHRSPSPDDPEPHPYLQLISDPFQDFSESSSITEEYVRSEDTYRAELCSGSLADTSSSSVPESLPTQCPSSSGTLDSSSLSLSDSFTGPLSSHFRTLGVLSSESESDGEDDGHSWQDADRESYYIPVRWTASQSSSNYVICPSPSVCTVRSPRGLQSQLSMESTNTPEESSSRASYTGGGYNPMPSLMQVGRLSISPLSISPSVTQRASRGTLTTPEQLYEHLPELDHLSSLSPRRANPIWLGSERWLGLEASPPRTSYTLRHSQLVSRIQQEEPEEVRGASSSDGSTEDTPSSSEASHPGTSGLMDHLTMALHDIRREVAHIHMTNAQQGSGAMAAQEGQSAPATNPETLRKIKERLLEESCDEEEGDQCRICQCGAGSPTNPLLTPCLCSGSLQYIHHDCLKRWIQTKIQSGTTLSAVKTCELCKGSLTLDLDDFDMEEFYQRHAQTQVEQTSPELYMLLILQQRFSELLQAAQSRSNVVSRMATRLYLIQRTAAANSLEASSSSPHTEGESQQREPERQSHARDT, via the exons ATGTACAGCTGGGAAAGACGCGCAGCTGAGAACCTTACTAATGCTGAACACATGCGTGAGGTGAGGAAGAGGATAGACCTTAAATATCAG GACCACCTACGCAGACGGGAACAGGAAAGGGCAGACGCAGAGGTGAGGAGGGAAATACACAGAGTACGGCCACCATCATCAACACCTCAGACAAATAGGTTCAAAGCCTGCACGTATGAAAGACCATGGGCACAGGGAGCGCCAGACACCAAGAAG TCCTCCAGCTCTGTGAAATCCACCAGATCAGAGACGAGAAACTCACAGAACAAAGGCTCAGTGTACCGCCTCCCTGCCATCTCCAGCGGAACCCAGAGAAGTGTAACCCAAAGTAGAACAACAGAACTGGCAACCACATCAAAGACTCGGAGAAGAGCCACTGCCCTACTGGCATCCCACT GTAAGGAACAATCTCCACCATGTCACAAACACAGATCTGTGGACATAAAAAACAGAGCCTGTAAGTTATCCACATGTGCAACTAAGTCAAGCACTCTGAAACTAACACAAAGTCAAGACACATTGAGGGGGAAGAGCAAGATGGGAGCGCCATCATTTGACCATGCAGATAGTTCAAACATCCAGGTCAAGAGGCCATTAGACAACTGCTCCCACCCACAGCCCCTGACCTCTTCTGGAAGGTCCTACACAGATTTGTCCCATCTCCCCTCACTGCAGTACCACCGCTCCCCCAGCCCAGACGACCCAGAGCCCCATCCCTATCTCCAGCTGATCTCGGATCCCTTCCAGGACTTCTCAGAGAGCAGTAGTATCACAGAGGAGTACGTACGCAGTGAGGACACCTACAGGGCTGAGCTCTGCTCCGGGAGTTTAGCTGATACCAGTTCTTCGTCCGTACCGGAGTCCCTCCCCACGCAGTGCCCCTCCAGCAGTGGCACCCTGGACAGCAGCTCTCTCAGCCTCAGTGACTCCTTCACCGGCCCCCTCAGCAGCCACTTCCGCACGCTGGGTGTTCTGTCCTCCGAGTCCGAGTCGGACGGGGAAGACGACGGCCATTCATGGCAGGATGCTGATAGAGAGAGCTACTACATCCCTGTGAGGTGGACTGCCTCTCAGTCTAGTTCAAATTACGTCATCTGcccgtctcccagtgtctgtacCGTCCGGAGTCCCCGGGGCCTGCAGTCCCAGCTGAGTATGGAGTCAACAAACACCCCTGAAGAATCAAGCAGTAGAGCTTCATACACTGGAGGAGGATATAATCCCATGCCTTCACTGATGCAAGTAGGTCGACTGTCCATATCACCGTTGTCCATATCACCCTCTGTCACACAGAGAGCCAGCAGGGGGACTCTCACTACCCCAGAGCAGCTGTATGAACACCTCCCTGAGCTGGATCACCTCAGCTCCCTCAGCCCCAGGAGAGCTAACCCCATCTGGCTGGGCTCAGAGAGATGGCTGGGGCTGGAGGCCTCACCACCCAGGACCAGCTACACCCTGAGGCACTCCCAGCTGGTCAGCAGGATCCAGCAGGAGGAACCAGAGGAGGTCAGAGGGGCCAGTAGTAGTGACGGTAGTACAGAGGATACTCCGTCCTCCAGCGAAGCCTCGCACCCTGGGACCTCTGGGCTGATGGATCACCTGACCATGGCCCTCCATGACATCCGAAGGGAGGTGGCTCACATTCATATGACAAACGCACAGCAGGGGAGCGGTGCTATGGCAGCTCAGGAGGGCCAATCAGCACCGGCTACCAACCCAGAGACGTTACGCAAAATCAAAGAACG TCTGTTGGAGGAGTCGTGTGATGAGGAGGAAGGGGACCAGTGTCGTATCTGTCAGTGTGGTGCTGGCTCCCCCACCAACCCCCTGCTCACCCCCTGTCTCTGCTCCGGCAGCCTGCAGTACATCCACCACGACTGCCTGAAGAGGTGGATCCAGACTAAAATACAGTCAG gGACCACACTGTCTGCGGTCAAAACCTGTGAGTTGTGTAAGGGGAGCTTAACACTGGATCTGGACGACTTTGACATGGAGGAGTTTTACCAAAGGCATGCCCAGACACAG GTGGAGCAGACCAGTCCAGAGCTGTACATGTTGCTGATCCTTCAGCAGAGGTTCTCAGAGCTGCTGCAGGCGGCCCAGTCACGTAGCAACGTCGTCTCTAGG ATGGCTACCAGACTGTACCTGATTCAGAGAACAGCAGCGGCTAACA GTTTGGAGGCTTCCTCTTCTTCCCCACACACTGAGGGTGAgagccagcagagggagccagaGAGGCAATCACATGCCAGAGATACCTGA
- the LOC121547591 gene encoding E3 ubiquitin-protein ligase MARCHF7 isoform X1, with protein METKSRVRGVFVHIMYSWERRAAENLTNAEHMREVRKRIDLKYQDHLRRREQERADAEVRREIHRVRPPSSTPQTNRFKACTYERPWAQGAPDTKKSSSSVKSTRSETRNSQNKGSVYRLPAISSGTQRSVTQSRTTELATTSKTRRRATALLASHCKEQSPPCHKHRSVDIKNRACKLSTCATKSSTLKLTQSQDTLRGKSKMGAPSFDHADSSNIQVKRPLDNCSHPQPLTSSGRSYTDLSHLPSLQYHRSPSPDDPEPHPYLQLISDPFQDFSESSSITEEYVRSEDTYRAELCSGSLADTSSSSVPESLPTQCPSSSGTLDSSSLSLSDSFTGPLSSHFRTLGVLSSESESDGEDDGHSWQDADRESYYIPVRWTASQSSSNYVICPSPSVCTVRSPRGLQSQLSMESTNTPEESSSRASYTGGGYNPMPSLMQVGRLSISPLSISPSVTQRASRGTLTTPEQLYEHLPELDHLSSLSPRRANPIWLGSERWLGLEASPPRTSYTLRHSQLVSRIQQEEPEEVRGASSSDGSTEDTPSSSEASHPGTSGLMDHLTMALHDIRREVAHIHMTNAQQGSGAMAAQEGQSAPATNPETLRKIKERLLEESCDEEEGDQCRICQCGAGSPTNPLLTPCLCSGSLQYIHHDCLKRWIQTKIQSGTTLSAVKTCELCKGSLTLDLDDFDMEEFYQRHAQTQVEQTSPELYMLLILQQRFSELLQAAQSRSNVVSRMATRLYLIQRTAAANSLEASSSSPHTEGESQQREPERQSHARDT; from the exons ATGGAGACAAAGAGTCGCGTCAGAG GAGTCTTCGTCCACATAATGTACAGCTGGGAAAGACGCGCAGCTGAGAACCTTACTAATGCTGAACACATGCGTGAGGTGAGGAAGAGGATAGACCTTAAATATCAG GACCACCTACGCAGACGGGAACAGGAAAGGGCAGACGCAGAGGTGAGGAGGGAAATACACAGAGTACGGCCACCATCATCAACACCTCAGACAAATAGGTTCAAAGCCTGCACGTATGAAAGACCATGGGCACAGGGAGCGCCAGACACCAAGAAG TCCTCCAGCTCTGTGAAATCCACCAGATCAGAGACGAGAAACTCACAGAACAAAGGCTCAGTGTACCGCCTCCCTGCCATCTCCAGCGGAACCCAGAGAAGTGTAACCCAAAGTAGAACAACAGAACTGGCAACCACATCAAAGACTCGGAGAAGAGCCACTGCCCTACTGGCATCCCACT GTAAGGAACAATCTCCACCATGTCACAAACACAGATCTGTGGACATAAAAAACAGAGCCTGTAAGTTATCCACATGTGCAACTAAGTCAAGCACTCTGAAACTAACACAAAGTCAAGACACATTGAGGGGGAAGAGCAAGATGGGAGCGCCATCATTTGACCATGCAGATAGTTCAAACATCCAGGTCAAGAGGCCATTAGACAACTGCTCCCACCCACAGCCCCTGACCTCTTCTGGAAGGTCCTACACAGATTTGTCCCATCTCCCCTCACTGCAGTACCACCGCTCCCCCAGCCCAGACGACCCAGAGCCCCATCCCTATCTCCAGCTGATCTCGGATCCCTTCCAGGACTTCTCAGAGAGCAGTAGTATCACAGAGGAGTACGTACGCAGTGAGGACACCTACAGGGCTGAGCTCTGCTCCGGGAGTTTAGCTGATACCAGTTCTTCGTCCGTACCGGAGTCCCTCCCCACGCAGTGCCCCTCCAGCAGTGGCACCCTGGACAGCAGCTCTCTCAGCCTCAGTGACTCCTTCACCGGCCCCCTCAGCAGCCACTTCCGCACGCTGGGTGTTCTGTCCTCCGAGTCCGAGTCGGACGGGGAAGACGACGGCCATTCATGGCAGGATGCTGATAGAGAGAGCTACTACATCCCTGTGAGGTGGACTGCCTCTCAGTCTAGTTCAAATTACGTCATCTGcccgtctcccagtgtctgtacCGTCCGGAGTCCCCGGGGCCTGCAGTCCCAGCTGAGTATGGAGTCAACAAACACCCCTGAAGAATCAAGCAGTAGAGCTTCATACACTGGAGGAGGATATAATCCCATGCCTTCACTGATGCAAGTAGGTCGACTGTCCATATCACCGTTGTCCATATCACCCTCTGTCACACAGAGAGCCAGCAGGGGGACTCTCACTACCCCAGAGCAGCTGTATGAACACCTCCCTGAGCTGGATCACCTCAGCTCCCTCAGCCCCAGGAGAGCTAACCCCATCTGGCTGGGCTCAGAGAGATGGCTGGGGCTGGAGGCCTCACCACCCAGGACCAGCTACACCCTGAGGCACTCCCAGCTGGTCAGCAGGATCCAGCAGGAGGAACCAGAGGAGGTCAGAGGGGCCAGTAGTAGTGACGGTAGTACAGAGGATACTCCGTCCTCCAGCGAAGCCTCGCACCCTGGGACCTCTGGGCTGATGGATCACCTGACCATGGCCCTCCATGACATCCGAAGGGAGGTGGCTCACATTCATATGACAAACGCACAGCAGGGGAGCGGTGCTATGGCAGCTCAGGAGGGCCAATCAGCACCGGCTACCAACCCAGAGACGTTACGCAAAATCAAAGAACG TCTGTTGGAGGAGTCGTGTGATGAGGAGGAAGGGGACCAGTGTCGTATCTGTCAGTGTGGTGCTGGCTCCCCCACCAACCCCCTGCTCACCCCCTGTCTCTGCTCCGGCAGCCTGCAGTACATCCACCACGACTGCCTGAAGAGGTGGATCCAGACTAAAATACAGTCAG gGACCACACTGTCTGCGGTCAAAACCTGTGAGTTGTGTAAGGGGAGCTTAACACTGGATCTGGACGACTTTGACATGGAGGAGTTTTACCAAAGGCATGCCCAGACACAG GTGGAGCAGACCAGTCCAGAGCTGTACATGTTGCTGATCCTTCAGCAGAGGTTCTCAGAGCTGCTGCAGGCGGCCCAGTCACGTAGCAACGTCGTCTCTAGG ATGGCTACCAGACTGTACCTGATTCAGAGAACAGCAGCGGCTAACA GTTTGGAGGCTTCCTCTTCTTCCCCACACACTGAGGGTGAgagccagcagagggagccagaGAGGCAATCACATGCCAGAGATACCTGA